A stretch of DNA from Polypterus senegalus isolate Bchr_013 unplaced genomic scaffold, ASM1683550v1 scaffold_2430, whole genome shotgun sequence:
GATATCAccgttattatacatatttaattaaagggttattaaaaccgccgcaatataaaagaacatatttccacggagctaacactcccatcggaaacataaATGGCGCTGCGAGCAGGATTGTAGCGATATTTAATAACcaatattaatattcataaatcataattttatgatGCGAATCGATTTAAAACATATGCTTTGGATAATAGCGGAAGGGGCGGGCTCAGCCTTCCTGGGTGGTCGTGCGCACTGTCATGGACACCCGTGGCtgagttatttaataattatacatcCCCAATTGCATGGCCTGAGTTAGAGGGAGCAGTGACTCCTTCAAATGTCCAACAGGCGGTATCAGCGCTCAGGCTGGAACGTAGGGGTAAAAGGAACAACAAGCAGCGGTGAGATCGGCTGGATTTTATTAACTGCAGTGCGTGAGTTGGATCATAAACTGCAGGATGTGATCATCGAATGCGGAGAACTTAGACAAGAAATAGTAAACTTACAAGACAAACAACTGATAACTCGAGAATGCATGGAAAATGCAACGTCTCGGGCGAACGAGTTGGAAGCTAAATGTACTACACTAGCTGTCCGTTTAGTGCAGGCTAAGCGCCGTAAACAAGGCAAAACACACCCGTTTCCTCTTTTAAAGTACGAGCTATAATGCAAGGCGATTGGAATCCAGAAACGTGGGATGGCAATATATATAACTCAGATAGTGATGACGACATCTGGGAAGATGGCGAAGGGACGGAGAAGCGCTAACGGATAATAATGACACTCGTCCAATTATAGGCGAGACCGGTcgtgcaaaataaagcaaaagggcACCCTGGTGGACAGCACAGGGTAACACGAACCGTACGCGATTTTACACAATCAGAGTTTCTAGACCTCGGTAAACAATATAGACAGAAGCCAGGCGAGAACTTAATGCAGTGGATTTTACGTATGTGGGATGAAGGGGGTGATAGTTGTCAATTGACAGATACAGAGATCAAACATTTAGGCTCTATCACCACAATCCGAAGTTAAGAAATGTTTTACGAGGGGACAGCATCAAGCGGTGTATCAATAGTGGAATGGGTGGTACGCCGTGAAACACGCATATCCAGGCGAGAGCGGAAGACATTGATAGATCTTGGTGTACAGCTTCTGAAGCAATTCAGCAGCTGCGAGAAATGGGTGTGCAGGCAGCTATTTATAAAGTTGCACCAGGAGGTGCGTTTACTGGCCCAGATAATGAAGCCTTCACTGCTGGCATGCGAAAccgtttaataaaaaatgcaccgCATCATTTAAAAGGGCTCTATTATCTATGCTCGCGGAGTTAATCAACAGACAGTATGGGATGTGGCGCATTATTGGGCCAGTTAGATGAATTGGGAGCAACGGTATCGGCTGGGCAAAACCAGTTAGAGCCATAGCAGGGCATACAATACAAAGAGTAAGCCGTTCAAAAATGGTGCGTGATCTGATAGAAGCAGGAATAAAAAAACGGAAATCGATGGTAAACCAACAGGGGAAATTTTTCAGAAATGGCAAGCTATGCGAAAGTCTAAAAAGGACGAAGGCAGAATCCCTCCAACCGCACCGCCTAGTGAGGAGGAAACAAAATACTCCGAACATAAACCAAACGCTTTTTAACTTTCGAATGAGTGGCGTACACCCGTCCGACATATTGAGGAGATGGCAGGTCTCCTGCAGGCGGGAGGTACGGCTCATTCATGCAGGAGACCGACGCCGTACGTCCGCTAACTATTTACTGGGGTAAGCGGAAAAACCACATCAGGTTATGGCACTTATGGATACGGGGCAGAAGTTACTTTAATTCACGGGAATCCACATAACTATTCCGGACCAATTGTTAATGTAAACGGATACGGAGGCTCAGATATCCAGGCGAAACTAATCACAGTACACTTAGCAATAGGAAAGTCACCCTCTTTTAAAGCTAAGGTGCTTGTCTCAGAATTGCCTGAATATATTCTGGGGATAGATATTCTTACAGGAAAGGCATTCCAAACAAAAtggggaacattttcttttgggattcgtaatgtcatgtgtagaatagtaaaagcaatagtaagaggaaaggcaaaatggacccctttagaaattccagtccctgacacacctgtaaatttaaaacagtatcgtttgccAGGAGGTTTGCAAGAAATAGGAGAAACAGTGGAAGAGTTATTGCGGGTAGGAATTATTCGACCTGCAGTTAGCCCTTTCAATTCTCCAGTGTGGCCAGTCAGAAAACCGGATGGTTCATGGAGAATGACAATCGATTAcagaggtctaaatgctaaagcaCCGCAATTGACTGCTGCAGTTCCTGATATTGTGACCATCATAGAAGACATCATGGCTAATGCAGGAGAGTGGCATGCTGTCATTGACCTGGCTAATGCATTTTCTCTATTCCAATTGCAacccaaagtcaagatcagtttgcATTTACATGGAAGGACAGACAGTACACCTTTCAAGTACTGCCACAGGGATACCTACACAGCCCTACGTTGTGCCATGGACTTGTAGCAAGAGATCTGGCTACCTGCTCAGATTTGGAAAAGGTACGATGTTTCCATTATGTGGATGATATAATGTTAACTGGGGATGAAGCATCAGTAACAAAGGCATTGTCAGTTTTAATATCCCACATGGAGAGCAGAGGCTGGGCTATCAATAAAGATAAAATCCAAGGACCCGCCAGAGAAGTTAAATTCCTGGGCATGATGTGGTTTGGACCAGAAAAACGAGTGCCCCAAAAAGTAATTGACTCTTTGCAGAAATTAAAGGCACCAACTAACAAAGAAGAAGCTCAATCCTTTGTGGGTTTAATGGGCTTTTGGAGAGCATTTGTGCCACATTTGGGACTAATTTTAAGACCTATACATGATGTTGTCAAGAAAAAGGCACagtttgaatggacagaaaaacaacaagctgcttttgaggcagctaaagaaGCTTTAGTCCAACACCAAGGACTGGGACCTTTAAAAGCTAATTTGCCTTTTGAACTGGAAGCCACAGAACAGAATAATATTGCCACGTGGAGCCTATGGCAGAAACACAACCAGAAACGTATTCCCATCGGCTTCTGGAGTCGACAACTGACAGGCTCACAGACTAAATATACACCACTTGAAAAGCAGCTTCTAACAGCATACTGGGCTCTTTTACACACTGAAAGACAGACAGGTCCTGCTCTGGTAACGCTACGCACTCACTTGCCCATTGCTGggtgggttagagataatggccTGGGAGCGAGAGCAGGCGCTGCCCAAAATCAAACTTTATGCAAGTGGAAATGGTATTTGCAGGCCAGAGCTCACTTTGAAGGCAAAGACACGAGTGCCTTACAAGGGGCTATGGCCGGAGCTGTGATTTATGAGGATCCAGAGGACATACCACCTGTTGTGCCTGTAATAGAGTCGCCCTTTAAAGAAGCACCAGCATACAGTCATTTGACACCAGCGCAACAGGAGAACAGCTGGTTCACAGACGGAGTCAGCAACTatggaaggaggaaaaaggctttggagagcagtggcttatcAACCTCACACTGAGACCATCCTGAAGCAACAGGGGGAAGGGAAATCAAGCCAATGGGCTGAACTTATTGCTGTCGCTATggcattaacagaaaatcaaagcTTCCCTATTGTTGTTTATACTGACAGCTGGGCAGTTTTCAGGACTAACAGTGTGGATCACATGTGGAAAGGACTGCTTGGACTATTCATGGGAGAGAACTGTGGggtggcacagaactgtgggagcAGCTTTGGACAATGGGCACAAGAGGGAAACTCTCATTGGTCATGTGGATGCCCATGCCCTCTGATATCTCCTGAGAGGCTTTATAACCAACAAGCTGATCTAATAGCTGCTGTTCGAGAAATCAACCTGGAAGAAGCCTTTGTAGCAAATGAAGACCTGTGCACTTATGCTGAAGTAAATGTAATCGAGCCTTCCTTAATATCATTAGCAAGGTGGGCTCATGAAACATCAGGACACATGGGAACAGAAAAAACATATCAATGGTGTCATCAGCGATGTATACCAGTCACTAttgatattgttaaacaaatagtgaacaattgctccacatgtacagaagtaaaacAATGGCCCCTACAGAAGAAGGCAACTGGTAAACTGAAGAGAGGAATGGGACCAGGACAAATTTGGCAGGTGGATTACATTGGGCCACTGCCACGAGAAAATAGACTATTATATGCTTTAACTGCAGTAGATACCTATTCTGGACTGTTACAAGCTTATCCATCAACAAGAGCTGACCAGAAAGCTACACTGAATGGACTGAGCCAGTTAATCCAAGCATATGGAGTGCCTGAAGAAATCCAAAGTGATCAAGGAAGCCACTTTGCTGGAAGAGACGTACAAGAGTGGGCTCAAGGAGCTGGCATTCAATGGACTCTGCATATCCCTTATCACCCACAGGCTGCAGGACTTATTGAGAGAATGAATGGCCTGTTgaaagaacaagttaaaaaactaactgggcacaatcatcttaaaggctggactaaagttttaaagcaagCCTTATTTAATCTCAATAATCGTCCGTTGGCTGGGTCCACACCTTTTATGAGACATCAAAATGTCGGAGGAGAGCCACCTGTGTGTGCCCTCCGCCTGACAACAATTAGTCCACTGGCAAACAATGAATTAACTCCCACAGGGTTATTGGTTAGGGCACCTAAATCACTTACAATCAAGTTAAACTCCTCAGAAAGACTCAGCTTGGGAataacaggtcagtggccaaaggaATGGGAGGTGAGAATAAATGTTGAAATGCTTGTAACAGATGCATGCTTAACAGAGACATTAGAGATCTGTGTAAATGAATGGTATTTAGCTTTAGAAAATCAAGGCAGTAAAGACATACACATAGCTGAAGGACAGGCCATATGTAAATTGCACATAGACAAAGTCACACCTGTTTCAGTCAGTATTGCGCAGTTTAAAGGAGAAATTGGAGGGAAGGTATGGGTTTTAACTCCAGGGCAAAAGTCGAGGGCAGGAGAAATAATAGCTGCAGGACCAGGAGACACTAGAATGGTTCTTTTAACGGGCTCTCAGTCGCCCCTCTGCTTTCCCTTACACAGATTATCCTCACGTGTGGAATAATCGGGATAGATGGTTTCTGGACCGGATGGAGCCGATGCACCCCCTATAACAAAGTCATTTGGGCTGCTGCTACGCCAGAAATGGAAAGGCATGTAACCTTGAATTTCACCCTTACCAAGAACTGTACCTGGCAGTTACGAGACAAGACATCTACGCCTCCATTTCACATGAAACTGGAATATCCTGACTTGTTACCTTTACCTGTGAGGACCTATGAAGACACTGAAATAACTGTGACTGTGCATAATAACGTATCTGTCTGGATGGCTATGATGAACTGTAAACCTGATTCTAATGGACTATCATGTTGGACTA
This window harbors:
- the LOC120522266 gene encoding uncharacterized protein LOC120522266 gives rise to the protein MALTENQSFPIVVYTDSWAVFRTNSVDHMWKGLLGLFMGENCGVAQNCGSSFGQWAQEGNSHWSCGCPCPLISPERLYNQQADLIAAVREINLEEAFVANEDLCTYAEVNVIEPSLISLARWAHETSGHMGTEKTYQWCHQRCIPVTIDIVKQIVNNCSTCTEVKQWPLQKKATGKLKRGMGPGQIWQVDYIGPLPRENRLLYALTAVDTYSGLLQAYPSTRADQKATLNGLSQLIQAYGVPEEIQSDQGSHFAGRDVQEWAQGAGIQWTLHIPYHPQAAGLIERMNGLLKEQVKKLTGHNHLKGWTKVLKQALFNLNNRPLAGSTPFMRHQNVGGEPPVCALRLTTISPLANNELTPTGLLVRAPKSLTIKLNSSERLSLGITGQWPKEWEVRINVEMLVTDACLTETLEICVNEWYLALENQGSKDIHIAEGQAICKLHIDKVTPVSVSIAQFKGEIGGKVWVLTPGQKSRAGEIIAAGPGDTRMVLLTGSQSPLCFPLHRLSSRVE